A region of uncultured Desulfobacter sp. DNA encodes the following proteins:
- a CDS encoding HEAT repeat domain-containing protein codes for MPPKKDPVQDRIKAFNSKCEHSDPETVKELVKQLLGDRHCLPVARAAQVSSQRCFYDMEDDLLKAYRRFLKNPVKNDPNCIAKGAIARALVDLDCKDYTFFIAGLHYRQHEPVWGTTVDTAVEVRVSCAMGLAQTSYPRTLIELVATLHDPEAPVRIGAARAIICTQPLAAEAVLRAKALAKDPDFDVTAQVLTALLHVAPEDSRDFVSGYLETQTDPELIEAISFSLGESRLEAALDVLKLCWDNQPLKRKQEHAFLKGAVFHRSEHAFSWLLDVVAEEDRISAMFIIEALAIYRTNERLKARLQKVVSQREDDKLSDLFHRVWEK; via the coding sequence ATGCCGCCTAAAAAGGACCCGGTACAGGACCGTATCAAAGCGTTCAATTCAAAATGTGAACACAGTGATCCTGAAACCGTTAAAGAGCTTGTAAAACAGCTGCTCGGCGACCGCCACTGCCTGCCTGTTGCCCGTGCGGCACAGGTCAGTTCCCAGCGTTGTTTTTATGATATGGAAGATGATCTTTTAAAGGCATACCGGCGTTTTCTTAAAAACCCGGTTAAAAATGATCCCAACTGTATTGCAAAGGGGGCCATTGCACGGGCATTGGTTGACCTGGACTGCAAGGATTACACTTTTTTTATTGCAGGGCTTCACTACCGGCAACATGAACCGGTATGGGGAACAACGGTTGATACCGCTGTTGAGGTGCGTGTCAGTTGCGCCATGGGGTTGGCCCAGACCTCCTATCCCCGGACTTTGATCGAGCTTGTGGCAACCCTTCACGACCCGGAAGCGCCGGTCCGGATCGGAGCCGCCCGGGCAATTATCTGCACCCAGCCCCTGGCAGCCGAAGCAGTGCTGCGGGCCAAGGCCCTTGCAAAAGATCCTGACTTTGATGTTACGGCCCAGGTTTTGACAGCCCTGCTTCATGTCGCACCCGAAGACTCACGGGATTTTGTATCCGGTTATCTTGAAACCCAAACCGATCCGGAACTGATCGAAGCCATCTCCTTTTCACTGGGTGAATCCAGGCTTGAGGCGGCTTTGGATGTGCTTAAATTATGCTGGGACAATCAGCCGTTAAAACGGAAACAGGAGCACGCTTTTCTTAAGGGCGCTGTTTTTCATCGCAGTGAACACGCATTTTCATGGCTGCTTGATGTGGTTGCTGAAGAAGACAGGATAAGTGCGATGTTCATCATTGAGGCGCTTGCCATATACCGGACAAATGAAAGACTCAAAGCCAGGCTGCAAAAAGTTGTGTCCCAAAGGGAGGATGACAAATTGTCCGATCTTTTTCACCGTGTATGGGAAAAATAA
- a CDS encoding nucleotidyltransferase domain-containing protein, producing MRKKDLTRDEVINVLKERKIIFEKKFGISAIGVFGSFAKGKSGPGSDVDIVVKMVKPDLFYMVHIKEELENNYQTKVDIVHYRDKMNPFLKKRIDSEAVYV from the coding sequence ATGAGGAAAAAAGATCTGACCCGTGATGAAGTCATCAATGTACTCAAGGAACGAAAAATAATATTTGAAAAAAAATTCGGGATCAGTGCCATAGGTGTTTTTGGATCTTTTGCAAAGGGAAAGAGTGGACCTGGAAGTGATGTGGATATCGTGGTGAAGATGGTCAAACCGGATCTTTTTTACATGGTTCACATTAAAGAAGAACTTGAGAACAATTACCAGACAAAAGTTGATATTGTCCATTATCGTGACAAGATGAATCCGTTTTTAAAAAAGCGTATTGATTCAGAGGCTGTTTATGTTTGA
- a CDS encoding HepT-like ribonuclease domain-containing protein — protein MFEPDDFLISDAGIDKLDAICMMLIAIGESLKNLDKVTDGKFLVKFPDVDWKGAKGMRDIISHHYFDLNAEIVFPICKNRIPGLIETTMKMKTSLYPL, from the coding sequence ATCTTTGAGCCCGATGATTTTCTTATTTCCGATGCAGGAATTGATAAGCTTGACGCTATTTGTATGATGTTAATCGCCATTGGCGAGAGTCTGAAGAATCTTGACAAAGTAACAGACGGAAAATTTCTTGTAAAATTTCCCGATGTAGACTGGAAAGGAGCCAAAGGAATGCGTGATATTATAAGTCATCATTACTTCGACTTAAACGCCGAAATCGTCTTTCCCATTTGCAAAAATCGTATTCCCGGTTTAATCGAAACAACAATGAAAATGAAGACGTCCTTGTACCCCCTGTAA
- a CDS encoding TonB-dependent receptor, translating to MKKRITMICKSQLLKLGIVWVVMIIAAAGFAAEAKETSLQVQPPAPGETELTTMTVTAQKRTEDVRDVPISMSVFSDMYIEDAGIKNLKELTFFTPNLYSQQVVNQNMLLIRGVSSHSVALNTPVGLFVDDISYPLTLMQNPDLMDIERIEVLKGPQGTLYGRNTESGAVNIITKQPDNNMRGKVFIEPSFYDVPGKDVFSIRTGASISGPILKDKLFFGVSYQYEDSDGYTENIYNNDDKAGKINHNNGQAKIRWTPSDPWDITMVVNGYETDDGYGYLRYIDGAAQSDRYTVNWDGSNEWIDKNNGQALRVNYSAGSYRLTSITTRNEYSTYFINDGEFGPTVYPDQVFDFDDTIYSQELRFSSADESSPFEWIAGVYGFSEEVDALAQYFGASYITNYESQGFAMFGQATYTVWDRLHLTAGLRYDYQEYEGEQAASAYAEPYSSEFDHGEWLPKASVSYDFNAPVMGYVSVTKGMLAGGYDYAFASSSDTLTFDPEFSWNYETGLKTSWFDDRLMINAAVFYIDIKDKQVQEYINGGPLREISNAARASSKGGELEITARPLPGWQIFAGGGYADSQFEEWVSDLNGGGAYDFNGNHLTYAPEYTFNAGIQYNHASGFFGRVDMTGCSSFYTDAKNTVKVDGHETVNLKVGYETDSFQISLWCENLFDEEYIVTKSYYLGGHIAQDGSPRIIGTTLVYRF from the coding sequence ATGAAGAAAAGAATCACCATGATATGCAAATCGCAATTGTTGAAACTTGGAATTGTTTGGGTTGTTATGATAATTGCCGCTGCTGGGTTTGCCGCTGAAGCCAAGGAGACTTCCTTGCAGGTGCAACCCCCGGCGCCGGGGGAGACCGAACTTACAACCATGACCGTGACGGCCCAGAAACGCACCGAAGATGTCCGGGATGTCCCCATCAGTATGAGTGTCTTTTCGGATATGTATATTGAAGATGCCGGCATCAAAAATCTTAAGGAGTTGACATTTTTTACCCCCAACCTCTACAGTCAGCAGGTTGTTAATCAGAATATGCTGCTGATCAGAGGCGTCTCTTCCCACTCGGTTGCCTTGAATACCCCGGTGGGACTTTTTGTGGATGACATCAGTTATCCGCTGACCTTGATGCAGAATCCGGACCTGATGGATATTGAACGTATTGAGGTGCTCAAAGGCCCCCAGGGAACGCTGTACGGCCGCAATACCGAATCCGGGGCCGTTAATATCATTACAAAGCAGCCTGATAATAATATGCGCGGCAAAGTATTTATAGAACCTTCATTTTATGATGTGCCTGGCAAGGACGTATTCAGCATCAGGACCGGGGCAAGCATCAGTGGTCCGATCTTGAAAGACAAACTGTTTTTCGGTGTCTCCTATCAGTATGAAGACAGTGACGGCTACACCGAAAATATATACAACAACGATGATAAGGCAGGAAAAATCAACCATAATAACGGCCAGGCCAAAATCCGCTGGACCCCCAGTGACCCTTGGGACATTACCATGGTGGTCAACGGCTATGAAACCGATGACGGCTACGGCTATCTTCGGTACATTGACGGGGCTGCCCAGTCCGACCGGTATACCGTTAACTGGGATGGCAGCAACGAATGGATAGATAAAAATAACGGCCAGGCCCTTCGTGTAAACTATTCGGCAGGCAGCTACCGGTTGACCTCCATCACCACCAGAAATGAATATTCCACCTATTTCATTAATGACGGGGAATTTGGCCCAACTGTCTATCCGGATCAGGTTTTTGACTTTGACGATACTATTTACAGCCAGGAGCTACGGTTTTCCTCGGCAGATGAAAGCAGCCCGTTTGAATGGATTGCCGGTGTTTACGGGTTTTCAGAAGAGGTGGATGCCCTTGCGCAATATTTTGGTGCCTCATATATTACAAATTATGAAAGCCAGGGCTTTGCCATGTTCGGGCAGGCAACCTACACCGTTTGGGACCGTCTTCACTTGACGGCAGGACTGCGGTACGACTACCAGGAATACGAAGGAGAGCAGGCAGCAAGCGCATATGCCGAGCCCTACAGTTCCGAATTCGACCATGGGGAATGGCTGCCAAAAGCATCAGTCTCCTATGATTTCAATGCGCCGGTCATGGGCTATGTTTCAGTCACCAAAGGCATGCTTGCCGGGGGATATGATTATGCCTTTGCCTCAAGTTCCGATACCCTGACCTTTGACCCGGAATTTTCCTGGAATTATGAAACCGGACTAAAAACCTCCTGGTTTGATGACCGGCTGATGATCAATGCCGCTGTCTTTTATATCGACATCAAGGACAAACAGGTACAAGAGTACATCAATGGCGGACCCTTAAGGGAAATCAGCAATGCGGCAAGAGCCTCATCCAAGGGCGGTGAACTTGAAATCACGGCCCGGCCGCTTCCGGGGTGGCAGATCTTTGCAGGGGGCGGTTATGCTGATTCACAATTTGAAGAGTGGGTATCGGACCTGAACGGCGGCGGCGCCTATGATTTTAACGGTAACCACCTGACCTATGCCCCTGAATACACTTTTAATGCCGGGATACAATACAATCATGCTTCCGGGTTTTTCGGCAGGGTGGACATGACCGGGTGCAGCAGTTTTTACACGGATGCAAAAAACACGGTGAAAGTTGACGGTCATGAAACCGTGAATCTTAAGGTCGGATATGAAACCGACTCATTTCAAATCAGCCTGTGGTGTGAAAATCTCTTTGATGAAGAGTATATCGTAACCAAATCCTACTATTTGGGTGGTCACATAGCCCAGGACGGGTCCCCCAGGATCATCGGGACAACTCTTGTATACCGGTTTTAA
- a CDS encoding AraC family transcriptional regulator has protein sequence MDIDFKIDLDHGAHQEHCCPVPQNKSPYETCWSLTKDVGSGTITKIEPQPGFVIYVADFELKKTMITSFASSDSAVGFGFLLSGSGWARAHAVPYLGDFMAGKSSVFFYPDQSGVMKDMKNSRRRSISLIVEPERFNRLLKGSLDGIPREFRTFLDGTSRLGGYSLDGRMTSLISQALEPFFLCPFTGAARLLYLESKAMELIALRLSQLTAETKDQTRIKELGALDINKVHQAAAQLNLDLENPPSLFELAASQGISHAKLNRGFHQVFGTTVFGYLRTIRLFKAKQMLEQGRFNVTETAMAVGYSSLSSFARAFYAQYGMAPNQCLEKRAV, from the coding sequence ATGGATATTGATTTTAAAATTGATCTGGATCATGGAGCTCACCAGGAACACTGCTGCCCGGTCCCGCAAAATAAAAGTCCATATGAAACCTGCTGGTCCCTGACCAAAGACGTTGGGTCGGGCACCATCACAAAAATCGAACCCCAACCGGGGTTTGTCATTTATGTGGCAGATTTTGAGCTTAAAAAGACCATGATCACATCTTTTGCATCAAGCGATTCCGCCGTAGGATTTGGCTTTCTTCTGTCCGGTTCCGGGTGGGCCAGGGCTCATGCTGTACCATACCTGGGGGATTTCATGGCCGGTAAAAGTTCGGTGTTTTTCTATCCGGACCAGAGCGGCGTTATGAAGGATATGAAAAATTCCAGGCGCCGGTCCATTTCTCTTATCGTGGAGCCCGAGCGGTTCAACCGCTTGCTTAAAGGTAGTCTGGATGGCATTCCCAGGGAATTCAGGACGTTTCTGGACGGCACAAGCCGGTTGGGCGGATACAGCCTGGACGGCAGGATGACCTCTCTGATTTCCCAGGCCCTGGAGCCGTTTTTTCTGTGTCCCTTTACAGGGGCTGCACGGCTGCTTTATCTTGAAAGCAAAGCCATGGAACTGATTGCTTTAAGGCTGTCGCAACTGACGGCAGAAACTAAAGATCAGACCAGGATCAAGGAATTAGGCGCCCTGGATATCAACAAGGTGCATCAGGCAGCTGCACAGCTTAACCTTGACCTTGAAAATCCGCCATCCCTGTTTGAACTGGCTGCTTCCCAGGGTATCTCCCATGCCAAACTCAACCGTGGTTTCCATCAGGTTTTCGGCACCACAGTATTTGGATATCTAAGAACTATCAGGCTTTTCAAGGCAAAACAAATGTTGGAGCAAGGCCGGTTCAATGTAACGGAAACGGCCATGGCGGTTGGTTATTCATCCCTTTCCTCCTTTGCCAGGGCTTTTTACGCCCAGTACGGCATGGCACCGAACCAATGCCTGGAAAAAAGGGCTGTGTAG
- a CDS encoding TonB-dependent receptor has translation MRKKMSVWVILFFVMTALQVRAEDDVVQVETMTVTAEKREADEQHVPISMDAFDAMDLEDAGVGNTPDLIRFVPNVYFKQATMENIMVVRGVSSVDGATIGPVGVYIDGINYPLQFMHNLELLDIERVEFLRGPQGTLYGRNTESGVLNIVTREPGNEFSGTVKATYGLFDTSHGMVPEYEAGVSLDIPVVKDTFFLGIDGQGIKSDGFMKNTRSGKEDAAQIDRKSVKANALWLPSDRLSVSLIADAYEYDDGQGLYRVFTSDGGLKNDNPTEMRGFYDSTFDQEGSGQALKVEYEADAFDLVSVTGHRDYDQHSVLGSGVGVEDYGKNVWEFDDRFLSQEFRISSKENSGPFEWLAGVYGFKEEVDIDFSKFDDLQIRDTQIDKSGAAAFVNATYTFFNRLHLTGGLRYDAISLEGSQYLDGYDWSGNDISADYSKDLDFGEWLPKAVLSYDVNPNAMVYVSVAKGYLEGGYNYAQATDEDSFEYAPEYTWNYELGIKTDWFDKRLIANASVYYISMEDKQVSQYTAGGAVVAISNAAEAHSKGIELELKAKPIKGFELFATFGYVDAEIDKWESGSSDYSGNKMPNTPDYTYSLGTQYRHVSGFFGRVDFLGTGEMYGNVQNDSHVELGDYCLVNFRMGYESEKYDVVLWCKNAFDEEYYTSAFDYGATEPIGVAQNGDPRTVGVTVTYRF, from the coding sequence ATGAGAAAAAAAATGTCAGTCTGGGTGATTCTTTTTTTTGTGATGACGGCCCTGCAGGTGCGGGCCGAAGATGATGTGGTTCAGGTGGAAACGATGACGGTAACAGCGGAAAAAAGAGAGGCCGATGAACAGCATGTGCCCATCAGCATGGATGCGTTTGACGCCATGGACCTGGAAGATGCGGGCGTGGGAAATACGCCTGATCTTATCCGCTTTGTTCCCAATGTTTATTTCAAGCAAGCAACCATGGAAAACATCATGGTGGTCAGGGGCGTATCTTCCGTGGACGGCGCGACCATTGGGCCGGTGGGTGTATACATTGACGGCATTAATTATCCGCTTCAGTTTATGCATAACCTGGAACTGCTGGACATTGAACGGGTGGAATTTCTCCGGGGTCCCCAGGGGACCCTTTACGGAAGAAATACGGAATCCGGCGTGTTGAATATTGTTACCAGAGAGCCGGGAAACGAATTCAGCGGGACTGTTAAAGCCACTTACGGCCTGTTTGATACCTCCCATGGAATGGTTCCGGAGTACGAAGCTGGTGTCAGTTTAGACATTCCGGTGGTAAAGGATACATTTTTTCTGGGGATTGACGGCCAGGGGATTAAAAGTGACGGATTTATGAAAAATACACGGTCCGGGAAAGAAGATGCTGCACAGATAGACAGAAAAAGCGTTAAGGCCAATGCCTTGTGGCTGCCCAGTGACAGGCTGTCTGTTTCATTGATTGCAGATGCCTACGAATATGATGACGGACAGGGGCTTTACAGAGTATTTACAAGCGACGGTGGATTGAAAAACGACAATCCCACTGAGATGAGAGGGTTTTATGATTCCACCTTTGATCAGGAAGGATCGGGCCAGGCACTAAAGGTTGAATATGAAGCGGATGCATTTGACCTTGTATCTGTCACAGGCCACAGAGATTATGACCAGCATTCAGTTCTTGGCAGTGGTGTGGGGGTTGAAGATTACGGTAAAAATGTCTGGGAATTTGATGACCGGTTTTTGAGCCAGGAATTTCGGATCTCTTCAAAGGAAAACTCAGGCCCCTTTGAATGGCTGGCCGGGGTATATGGTTTTAAAGAGGAAGTAGATATTGATTTTTCAAAATTCGATGATCTGCAGATCAGGGATACACAGATCGATAAAAGCGGTGCAGCCGCATTTGTCAATGCAACCTATACATTTTTTAACCGGCTTCATCTGACCGGTGGCCTGAGATATGACGCCATAAGCCTTGAGGGCAGCCAGTATCTTGACGGGTATGACTGGTCCGGCAATGATATTTCTGCAGATTACAGTAAGGATCTTGATTTTGGCGAGTGGCTGCCCAAGGCGGTTCTTTCCTATGATGTAAATCCCAACGCTATGGTCTATGTATCTGTGGCCAAAGGATATCTCGAAGGCGGGTACAACTACGCCCAGGCAACAGACGAGGATAGTTTTGAATATGCCCCGGAATATACCTGGAATTACGAACTCGGGATTAAAACAGACTGGTTTGATAAACGGCTCATTGCCAATGCATCGGTCTATTATATTTCCATGGAAGACAAGCAGGTATCCCAGTATACGGCCGGTGGGGCCGTTGTTGCCATTTCAAACGCAGCAGAAGCCCATTCAAAGGGGATAGAACTTGAACTTAAGGCCAAGCCTATCAAAGGATTCGAGCTGTTTGCCACCTTTGGATATGTGGATGCCGAAATTGATAAGTGGGAGTCAGGATCTTCGGATTACTCAGGAAACAAGATGCCCAATACGCCGGACTACACATACAGTTTAGGCACCCAATACCGTCATGTATCCGGATTTTTCGGCAGGGTGGATTTCCTGGGAACAGGAGAAATGTACGGAAATGTTCAAAATGACAGCCATGTAGAACTTGGCGACTACTGTCTTGTAAATTTTCGGATGGGTTATGAATCTGAGAAATATGATGTCGTTTTATGGTGTAAAAACGCCTTTGATGAGGAATATTACACCTCAGCCTTTGATTATGGTGCCACAGAGCCCATCGGCGTAGCCCAGAACGGTGATCCGAGAACTGTCGGGGTTACCGTCACGTATCGGTTTTAA
- a CDS encoding methyltransferase dimerization domain-containing protein, which yields MQTPDNIMAPKRLFDLFNGTTKAWILAIAIELKLFDVTVEKKSALEIAVTLGTHGANTALFLNALCSLDLLEKENGAYINTPLSDAFLVKGAACYLGQFLILGDQWNFNTKEEMKDCILNGPKPPKLDFDDMGKLFAPYVKPMRNFARAGVSQLLAKQICKLPAFMEMKKMLELGGAHGMDCIAMTQKNPSLNGVIFDKPAVIEVTREIIADHKMEDRVTTMEGDYGTDPLGSGYDLIYAKATLSLFKDDLNPLFKKIYDALNPDGYLVSVHDGLTNESTRPADMVISWLPTGLSSLDLSFDRDVIPDAMLQAGFKTVKIKPISFSMGETMDMCIGKK from the coding sequence ATGCAAACGCCTGATAACATAATGGCTCCCAAAAGACTGTTCGATCTTTTTAATGGAACGACAAAGGCATGGATATTGGCCATTGCAATAGAATTAAAGTTGTTCGATGTAACGGTTGAAAAGAAATCCGCACTTGAAATTGCAGTCACTCTTGGTACCCATGGGGCCAACACGGCTCTTTTTTTAAACGCCCTTTGTTCCCTTGACCTGCTTGAAAAAGAGAACGGTGCCTATATCAACACTCCTTTGTCTGACGCGTTCCTGGTCAAGGGAGCGGCTTGCTATCTGGGGCAGTTCCTTATCCTGGGTGACCAGTGGAATTTTAACACCAAAGAAGAGATGAAAGATTGTATCCTAAATGGTCCAAAGCCCCCAAAATTAGATTTTGACGATATGGGGAAACTGTTCGCACCCTATGTAAAGCCCATGCGGAATTTTGCCCGCGCCGGTGTTTCGCAATTACTGGCAAAACAGATCTGCAAACTGCCGGCATTTATGGAGATGAAAAAGATGCTTGAACTAGGGGGTGCCCACGGCATGGACTGCATTGCCATGACACAAAAGAACCCTTCCCTGAACGGTGTTATTTTTGATAAACCCGCTGTCATAGAGGTTACCCGGGAAATCATTGCCGACCACAAGATGGAAGACAGGGTTACGACCATGGAAGGAGACTATGGAACAGATCCTTTGGGCAGTGGATACGATCTGATTTACGCAAAAGCGACGCTGAGCTTATTTAAGGATGATTTGAATCCGTTATTCAAAAAAATTTATGATGCCCTGAACCCCGACGGCTATCTTGTCTCTGTTCATGACGGACTTACCAACGAAAGCACAAGACCTGCGGACATGGTCATCAGCTGGCTTCCCACCGGTCTTTCTTCCCTTGACCTGTCTTTTGACAGGGATGTTATCCCTGATGCCATGCTTCAGGCCGGGTTTAAAACAGTTAAGATTAAACCCATATCTTTTTCCATGGGGGAAACCATGGACATGTGCATCGGAAAGAAATAG
- a CDS encoding reverse transcriptase domain-containing protein: MSGGRKNKQGVFVQALYMNRFLKYWRIKGGNEIFRARIVSYADDFVILSRGRAKDSLQLTGAVMERLGLKLNQDKSVVVDDRNESFDFLGYTFGQIWFRKTGSNIWEQTRQRRV, from the coding sequence ATGAGCGGTGGCCGCAAGAATAAGCAAGGGGTTTTCGTTCAAGCACTGTATATGAACAGGTTTCTGAAATACTGGCGGATTAAAGGGGGTAATGAAATTTTTCGCGCTCGGATTGTCTCCTACGCTGATGATTTTGTTATTTTAAGCCGGGGCAGAGCAAAGGACTCGTTGCAATTAACCGGTGCTGTTATGGAACGACTTGGACTGAAATTAAATCAGGATAAAAGCGTCGTTGTAGATGACCGAAATGAGAGCTTTGATTTTCTTGGTTATACTTTTGGTCAAATCTGGTTTCGGAAAACAGGAAGCAATATATGGGAGCAAACCCGTCAAAGAAGAGTGTGA
- a CDS encoding ABC transporter ATP-binding protein produces the protein MQLEITNLNKTYAGKIAALKDVSLTIGTGMFGLLGENGAGKSSLMRILATLQDADSGTVRFNDIDVLAAPEKLRRQLGYLPQEFGVYPSVSAEELLTHIADLKGIASVGERKDQVDALLQKVNLWDQRKRKIGGFSGGMKQRFGIAQALLGNPKLIIVDEPTAGLDPVERNRFYNLLSEIGEHTVVILSTHIVEDVSTLCNNMAILGRGRVLRVGTPGELEQSLDGLLWTKSIQKEELDGYRERTDVLSSHFHLGTLNLTICAEADPGDGFVPKPPSLADTYFHTLKTMTSNQ, from the coding sequence ATGCAGCTTGAAATAACCAATTTGAACAAGACCTATGCCGGGAAAATCGCCGCGTTAAAGGACGTCTCCCTTACCATCGGGACCGGCATGTTCGGCCTGCTCGGTGAAAACGGGGCCGGAAAATCTTCTTTGATGCGTATCCTCGCCACACTCCAGGACGCAGATTCGGGAACGGTGCGCTTCAATGATATTGATGTGCTTGCAGCGCCCGAAAAATTGCGAAGACAACTGGGGTATCTGCCCCAGGAATTCGGGGTGTATCCTTCTGTGAGCGCAGAGGAACTGCTCACCCATATTGCGGATTTAAAAGGCATTGCAAGTGTTGGTGAACGAAAGGACCAGGTGGATGCGCTGCTGCAAAAGGTCAATCTCTGGGATCAGCGGAAAAGAAAAATAGGCGGGTTTTCCGGTGGGATGAAACAGCGGTTCGGCATTGCCCAAGCCCTATTGGGCAACCCCAAACTGATCATTGTTGATGAGCCCACCGCCGGTCTGGACCCAGTGGAGCGCAACCGCTTTTACAACCTGCTGTCGGAAATCGGCGAACACACGGTGGTGATCCTGTCCACCCATATTGTCGAGGATGTGAGCACCCTTTGCAATAACATGGCTATTTTGGGCCGGGGCAGGGTCCTTCGGGTGGGCACCCCCGGAGAGCTTGAACAAAGCCTTGACGGCCTTTTGTGGACCAAATCAATTCAAAAAGAGGAATTGGATGGGTATCGTGAACGAACGGACGTACTTTCCAGCCACTTTCACCTGGGCACGCTCAATCTTACCATCTGTGCCGAAGCAGACCCCGGTGACGGTTTTGTTCCGAAACCGCCCAGTCTGGCAGATACCTATTTTCATACCCTGAAAACAATGACGTCCAATCAGTAG
- a CDS encoding AraC family transcriptional regulator: MNFEKKDGIGQHPLYQVITLSSGIKVELMRYTLGETIVSNLETEKPVFGFGFCVRGFTRSRVSCFRNEFEIRDGQSAVYYFPEIKVRSQTSSKDGVWRMSVNIPDDILRQMVESDSKVFPPCIRQLALGNSFEPFRIPSRMTPRMRQLMTHIFHCPYTGIAADYFAEAKIMELIACKLDDLAASSGKNGPKMLSALKKDDIDRLYFAKDLLKSQIENPPGLCELSRRVGISRTKLINGFSHIFGTTPGAYVRDIRLKLARQMLLEQDKNLTEIALMVGYASSSHFSKAFSTYYGVPPSQYAGMAHDGKGR; the protein is encoded by the coding sequence GTGAATTTTGAAAAAAAGGATGGCATTGGTCAGCACCCCCTGTACCAGGTCATCACGCTGTCTTCGGGCATTAAGGTTGAACTGATGCGCTATACCCTTGGTGAAACCATTGTTTCCAACCTTGAGACGGAAAAACCGGTGTTTGGATTTGGCTTTTGTGTCAGGGGATTTACCCGGAGTCGGGTGTCATGCTTTAGAAATGAGTTCGAGATACGGGACGGGCAAAGTGCCGTTTATTACTTCCCTGAAATCAAGGTAAGGTCCCAGACATCCTCAAAGGATGGGGTGTGGCGGATGAGCGTGAATATTCCCGATGATATCCTGCGCCAAATGGTTGAATCGGATTCAAAGGTATTTCCTCCATGCATACGGCAGCTTGCCCTTGGAAACTCCTTTGAGCCGTTCAGAATACCGAGCCGGATGACGCCCCGGATGAGGCAGTTGATGACCCATATTTTTCATTGCCCGTATACGGGAATTGCGGCCGATTATTTTGCCGAGGCCAAAATTATGGAGTTGATTGCGTGTAAACTCGACGACCTTGCCGCATCATCCGGTAAAAACGGACCAAAAATGCTTTCTGCCCTTAAAAAAGACGATATTGACCGCCTTTACTTTGCAAAGGACCTGTTAAAATCCCAAATAGAGAACCCGCCCGGGCTTTGTGAACTATCCAGGCGTGTCGGCATTTCAAGGACCAAGCTGATCAATGGCTTCAGCCATATTTTTGGCACCACGCCCGGTGCTTACGTCAGGGATATTCGCCTTAAACTGGCAAGACAGATGCTTCTTGAACAGGATAAAAATCTTACGGAAATCGCTTTAATGGTGGGGTATGCAAGTTCCAGCCATTTTTCCAAAGCATTCAGCACTTACTACGGTGTTCCCCCAAGTCAATATGCCGGAATGGCGCACGACGGCAAAGGGCGCTGA